The Perca fluviatilis chromosome 2, GENO_Pfluv_1.0, whole genome shotgun sequence genome includes a region encoding these proteins:
- the LOC120551839 gene encoding T-lymphoma invasion and metastasis-inducing protein 1-like, with protein sequence MGNVESQNGDHALYGNERGYLSRKHMSRSLRISNKQSRRSRHASSGKIEHRNSETSTRSSSTPSIPQSLADNGLEPFNETNILPDFGSPIWVDRVAMNLRPVSFHNDLANPSVHMNTMHITLPGPTAEEVQDEDVYTGEVTYLQKTRDGSKETVSFKKKRSKSADMWRNDSLEFSLSDLSQEHLTSTEEIIDAANERDFTDCKGHLQSSPSDSADRANSLDELYSQKIPARRQPHGRYAKWHDANRAIREGEDDKMLSPSEEDGNPYGAYTLPCRRSHCLSEGLSSHQAAMCASMQGRRAQTIQDVTAGEGSEYEDSGIDGVTAEAEHQSRRYKTMSASFSVCSAAGRSMFAGSDSGSSSGGGGAGECVQGVYENFRQELEMSSCQTESLEEAGSALSDEQSTMSSAYQSDPLLSVAQGMVRKAGRLAVKNFLVHKKNKKVEFGHDDTEPSAMALAASSKHQCRTVTGRGRPSE encoded by the exons ATGGGAAATGTCGAGAGCCAGAATGGGGACCATGCCCTCTACGGTAACGAACGTGGCTATTTGTCACGTAAGCACATGTCTCGGTCTCTTCGCATCTCCAACAAGCAGTCCAGACGCTCTCGACATGCTTCATCAGGGAAAATAGAGCACAGGAACTCTGAGACGAGCACACGCTCAAGTAGCACCCCCAGTATCCCACAATCCCTGGCTGACAATGGACTGGAGCCTTTCAATGAGACGAATATCCTCCCAGACTTCGGAAGCCCAATTTGGGTGGACCGTGTGGCCATGAACCTGCGGCCTGTGTCCTTTCACAATGACCTGGCCAATCCGTCCGTGCACATGAATACGATGCACATAACCCTACCTGGCCCCACTGCAGAGGAGGTGCAGGACGAAGATGTGTACACAGGCGAGGTAACCTACCTCCAGAAAACTCGGGACGGCTCCAAGGAGACCGTCAGCTTCAAGAAGAAAAGGTCGAAGTCTGCAGACATGTGGCGAAACGACAGCCTGGAGTTCTCCCTGTCTGACCTTAGCCAGGAGCACCTGACCAGCACAGAGGAGATCATAGACGCGGCCAACGAGAGGGACTTCACTGACTGCAAAGGACACCTGCAGTCCAGCCCCTCGGACTCCGCCGACAGGGCCAACTCCCTGGACGAGCTGTATAGCCAGAAGATCCCCGCCCGCAGGCAACCCCACGGCCGCTATGCCAAGTGGCACGACGCCAACAGGGCTATCAGGGAGGGCGAAGACGATAAGATGCTCTCCCCATCAGAGGAGGATGGTAACCCCTACGGTGCGTACACCCTCCCTTGCCGGCGCTCCCACTGCCTGTCCGAAGGCCTGAGCAGCCACCAAGCCGCCATGTGTGCCAGTATGCAGGGCAGGAGGGCGCAGACTATACAG GATGTCACGGCCGGGGAGGGCAGCGAGTACGAGGACAGCGGCATCGACGGGGTGACGGCGGAGGCCGAGCACCAGTCTCGACGCTACAAGACCATGTCGGCCTCCTTCTCCGTGTGCTCGGCGGCCGGCAGGAGCATGTTCGCCGGCAGTGACAGCGGCAGCAGCAGTGGTGGCGGCGGGGCCGGCGAGTGCGTACAGGGCGTGTACGAGAACTTTCGCCAAGAACTGGAAATGAGCTCCTGCCAGACGGAGAGCTTGGAGGAGGCGGGGTCGGCCCTGAGTGACGAGCAGAGCACTATGAGCTCCGCCTACCAGTCGGACCCGTTGCTAAGTGTCGCCCAGGGGATGGTGCGCAAAGCCGGCAGGCTCGCCGTCAAGAACTTCCTCGTACATAAGAAGAACAAGAAAGTGGAATTCGGCCACGA TGATACAGAGCCCTCCGCCATGGCACTGGCTGCCTCTTCCAAACACCAGTGCAGGACCGTGACTGGGAGGGGACGGCCCAGTGAATAA